The window GCCGATGCCGGTATTGCCCGAAGTCGGCTCGACTATGGTCATCCCCGGCTTGAGCATGCCGCGCTCCTCGGCGTCCCAGATCATGCTCGCGCCGATCCGGCATTTGACCGAATAGCCCGGATTGCGGCCCTCGATCTTGGCCAGGATGGTCACGCCCTTGGGGCCCAGGCGGTTGATGGCGACCAACGGCGTATTGCCGATGGATTGGGCGTTGTCTGCGTAGATGCGGCTCATGCTTGCGTGTCCTTGGCTAAAAGCGAGAGCAAGAGCCTAAGCCCCTCCCCCCGAAGCGTCCAGTGCAGGGATTGGCCAGACCGCCGGTGCCATTCAGTGACTGAATACGCCGGCTGCGTTCACAGTCGACCGGCTCGCGCGGTATAGTCACCCTTTAATTACTGAACCGCCCGGTTTGCACCAGCGCGCTATCGTTTCGAGGATTTTCCGATGAAGTTCGAAGGCACCCAGTCGTACGTCGCCACCGACGATCTCAAACTCGCCGTCAATGCCTCCATCACCCTGCAGCGCCCGCTGCTGGTCAAGGGCGAGCCCGGCACCGGCAAGACCATGCTGGCCGAGCAACTGGCCGAAGCCTTCGGCGCCCGGTTGATCACCTGGCACATCAAGTCGACCACCAAGGCGCACCAGGGCCTCTACGAGTACGACGCGGTCAGCCGCCTGCGCGATTCCCAGCTGGATTCCGACAAGGTCCACGACGTTCGCAACTACATCAAGAAAGGCAAGCTGTGGGAGGCGTTCGAGTCCGAGGACCGCGTGATCCTCTTGATCGACGAGATCGACAAGGCCGACATCGAGTTCCCCAACGACCTGTTGCAGGAACTCGACAAGATGGAGTTCTACGTTTACGAGACCAACGAGACGATCAAGGCCAAGCAGCGCCCGATCATCATCATCACCTCGAACAACGAGAAGGAACTGCCGGACGCCTTCCTGCGCCGCTGCTTCTTCCACTACATCGCCTTCCCGGATCGCGACACCCTGAAGAAGATCGTCGACGTGCACTATCCGAAGATCAGCGGCGAGCTGGTCAGCGAAGCCCTCGACGTGTTCTTCGACGTGCGCAAGGTGCCGGGCCTGAAGAAGAAGCCCTCGACTTCCGAGCTGGTCGACTGGCTGAAGCTGCTGATGGCCGACGACATCGGCGAAGCCGTGCTGCGCGAACGCGATCCGACCAAGGCCATCCCGCCGCTGGCCGGCGCCCTGGTGAAGAATGAGCAGGACGTGCAACTGCTCGAGCGCCTGGCGTTCATGAGCCGCCGCGCCAGCCGTTGAGAATCGGCTGATGGTCTGCTGCGCGTCGGCCATGCTGCGTTGAAATCAGGCTCAGCAAGCCGCTTGCGGCTAACGCGCTTCAGCGCGGCCCGGAGGGCGAGTGAAACGAGTACTGCTCATTTACAGTCGTAAACTCCGCTTCTTCGCCTGATTTCGCCTTGCCTGACCTTAGCTCGCGAGACCATAAACCGATTCCGCCACCTAGGAGGAGCTGAACCATGCATAGCGGCAGTTGCCTGTGCGGTGAGGTGAAGTACCGGCTTGATGCCCCCATCAAGTCGGTCACCCATTGCCATTGCTCGATGTGCCGCAAGGCCCACGGCGCGGCGTTCGGCAGCTACGGCAACGTCCGGCGCCAGGACTTCCACTTCACCCAGGGCCAGGACTCGGTCGCCGAGTACCACTCCTCGCCCGGGGTGACGCGGACCTTCTGCAAGCACTGCGGCTCTACCCTGCAATGGTTCAGCGAGCTGCCCCATCCGGATTGGCTGTCGGTGGCGCTGGGCACACTGGATACGCCGCTGGGCACAATCCCGCAGAAGCACATTTTTTCCGAGTCGAAAGCAGACTGGTATGCCATCGCAGATGGCCTGCCACAAGAAACCCGCTCCTAGCCCGCGCTTTTGGCGCCGGCCCGAATACATGAGGGTGCAGCCATGCTGCTCAACCTATTCAACGAAATGCGTGCAGCCAAGGTGCCGGTGTCGGTGCGCGAGCTGCTCGACCTGATCAACGCGTTGAAACACAACGTGGTGTTTGCCGACATGGACGAGTTCTACTTCCTCGCCCGCACGGTGATGGTCA is drawn from Pseudomonas cavernae and contains these coding sequences:
- a CDS encoding AAA family ATPase, translating into MKFEGTQSYVATDDLKLAVNASITLQRPLLVKGEPGTGKTMLAEQLAEAFGARLITWHIKSTTKAHQGLYEYDAVSRLRDSQLDSDKVHDVRNYIKKGKLWEAFESEDRVILLIDEIDKADIEFPNDLLQELDKMEFYVYETNETIKAKQRPIIIITSNNEKELPDAFLRRCFFHYIAFPDRDTLKKIVDVHYPKISGELVSEALDVFFDVRKVPGLKKKPSTSELVDWLKLLMADDIGEAVLRERDPTKAIPPLAGALVKNEQDVQLLERLAFMSRRASR
- a CDS encoding GFA family protein gives rise to the protein MHSGSCLCGEVKYRLDAPIKSVTHCHCSMCRKAHGAAFGSYGNVRRQDFHFTQGQDSVAEYHSSPGVTRTFCKHCGSTLQWFSELPHPDWLSVALGTLDTPLGTIPQKHIFSESKADWYAIADGLPQETRS